cccataggaacaatcggatatagctttcacaaaatgaagatatttcgctcagtgtaagagcttttgacatgaatcttatgcttttacgcataccttgatcagggtaaaagcgcgtgccgatcggacgtctatatcttatagctcccataggaacaatagggtgaaatcggtcaaaatttgacgtttttcaggatatttcgcgcaaaatataagctattcccatgaaattttccaaatcgtattattttgtgcgtaccttgatcagggtaaaagcgcgcgccgatcggacgtctatatcttatagctcccataggaacaatagggtgaaataggtcaaaatttgacgtttttcaggatatttcgcgcaaaatattagctattcccatgaaactttccaaatcgtatttttttgtgcgtaccttcattaaggtaaacgcgcgtgccgatcgggcgtctatatcctatagctctcataggaacaatagggtgaaaaattttaaaattttattttttcaattataaaatattttgttgtttattaattcatgttgctagtctagtcaagttttaattcgtaaaatctgcaagggtattaaaacttcggcttgccgaagttagcttccgtcctcgtttattCATATATTAGTCGGAGAAAATGGAACCTAAAATCCAAGATGCCAAGTGTGCCAAGAATTAAGTTCATCactgtacattagggtggacttattttgtatgaaatttctaaggccatgctctcaccccttcatatatggcttttttgtatccttaatccataaaagaaagaataattaaaaaaaaattcgttttagCCGGTGCGCAAcgtctttaaagtttattacgcatttttcagattcatctagatgcagtagacttaattttatactttgacagtattttaaaaagtatcttaatcactttcccgagcaATTTAAAAAGGGCCGAAGTCGGTGATAAAATTCaacttaaaactaacaataataacaataataacgaaaaacaagaaaggaagctagcttcggccagccgaatcttatatacccttgcagataattcctattaatttacaaatcgcaaaaatgttaattttgctttcgtttcaatggcagctatatgatatagtagttcaattttgataaaattaaaatcgaaattcgaaaatatttgaaaagagttatatcctagagtagaagagaatacaataaaaaccaacgaagcaataatttatttcctattatattcccattaattttccgatcgttcctatggcagctatatgatatagtcgtccgattttgaaaaaattttattcgaaattcagaattagataaaaaattacatttccaaaagtaggatgttataggttcaaaaacacccaagatataatttttttacatttttttttcccgattgttcctatgagagctatatgatatagttgtccgatccggctcgttccgacttatatattacctgcaatagaaggaagacttttgggaaagttttatcccgatagcttgaaaactgagagactagtttgcgtagaaacggacggacagacggacagaaggacggacggacagacggacatggctagatcgactcgtctagtgatgctgatcaagaatatatatactttatggggtcggaaacgtctccttcactgcgttgcaaacttccgactgaaatcataataccctctgcaagggtataataactcggtcctttttgtcgggagacagaagctctacaggctaggctacgtccaactgttaattttcatgaaataaatttctacttgactcttttattcgagcgaaaccaaaaagttgacatgttaaaatctgacaagaaatggaatggtgtaaatacctttaaaacttttaaaactttagggccattgcgcaccgctTAAACGAtgatttttcggttttcgcataaattttttggacacagaaacctatcattcaagatgctgagctcagttgaccctaaaaaagtccaccctactgtacatatgtacattgtacatatgtGCGTCTATATGAACTCagtttaatgcccataggcctAAAACACTGTTGGCCAACCCCTAACCCCTGTTAACCAAATTTAGCTTAAAATATAGCAACGATTTAAATTTCCTGTCTGATTACCAGGCgggtttatttgaatttttgggtCGGGTCCCGGCGTTAGCCAACACTGGCAGAATTCGTGGTGAGATTAAGGCCGGGGAAGGGGAATAAGCCTTAAAACGATCGCAGTTTGCCGCTTTAACGCACGTGTGCTCAGCTCAGTGTTATTGTGCTTCGATTTGGGGTACTTGCTCTCAATTAATCTCCTTAAATTCCTTAGTTCCATTCAGCTATGGAAATGGCCGTTCGTGTCGTGatggaaaatatgtttacgCTAGCTTATCAGCAGACTCCCAGCCtggagaaaacaaaaacaagttgTGACGGCAGTGCAATGATTGCTGCATGCGACTTCAATCGATCGGCTGTAACCTGATCCGCGGCTGCGGTATAGGTGTCGCCAGTTGATAACCCTCAGCGTGGGCACGGCCCACTAGTCGTCAACGGCTTCCATAGACCATTATTGATTCGACGAGCAAGGAGAGCGCACTGTCTTTACTCAATCAGCGTTTCGTTTCTTACAGCCCAACGACATGGTCATCCTTCGCCTTTATGATGTGCAGGCCCACTCACCTGCTGAGGAGCAGAGTGTCCTGCGGCGACTGCAAGAGGAAGACGCCGGCGTGGTGTCTGTGCGCATGGAGCGATGCTACCATCTGGAGTACAGCACTCAGGCAGAACACCCTCTGGCCCTGGACGAGCTCTTGGTCTGGCTGGTAAAGCAACCACTGAGCAGTGGCCAGAGCTTGGCCAGACAGCCTGCTCTCCAGTCGGGGGGTCAGGCGCAGTTGCTCCTGGAGATTGGACCGCGCTTTAACTTCTCTACGCCCTACTCCACGAATTGCGTGAATATATTCCACAACCTCGGGTATTCCGAGGTCCGACGGGTAGAAGCCTCAACTCGTTATCTGCTGACCTTTCGCGAAGGCCCGCAGGTGCCGGAGGCGACCAAATTCGTTTTTCTGCTAGGCGACCGCATGACCCAGTGCCTGTACACCGAGGAGAACACCCCCAAGGCGACCTTTGATGAGCAGCTCCCAGAACAACAGGCCAACTGGTGTTATGTGCCCGTCTTGGAGGAGGGACGTAAAGCGCTGGAGCTGATAAATCAAAAGCTGGGCCTAGCTTTCAACGACTTCGATCTGGACTACTACCACGATTTGTTCTCCAAGGAACTGAAACGCAATCCCACTACTGTGGAGCTTTTCGACTGCGCTCAGAGCAACAGCGAGCACTCGCGCCATTGGTTTTTCCGGGGACGCATGGTGATTGATGGTGTAGAGCAGCCAAAGTCACTGATTCGAATGATAATGGACACTCAGACTCACACGAACCCCAACAACACCATTAAGTTCAGCGACAACAGCAGCGCCATGGTGGGATTCCTGCACAAGGCCATAGTTCCGTCATCCGTAGTGGCTTCCGGTCCAGTGCACTTGAAGAGCGTGCAGTCTGACCTGATTTTTACGGCGGAGACCCATAACATGCCTACGGCAGTGGCGCCGTTCAGCGGGGCCACTACCGGCACGGGGGGACGCCTGCGTGATGTTCAGGGCGTGGGGAGAGGAGGCATTCCGATAGCTGGCACCGCCGGGTACTGCGTGGGAGCTCTTCACATTCCAGGTGAGAAAAAATCGAACGCTTTATGCACTACATAAGTGAACTAAACAACACAACACTATCGAGAAATGTAtttaacatatatatttaatgcaATTCAACGACTATGGTTTCGTTTAAATTACACTAGCATACGGCAGAaaccatttgtttttgtttagttttgaGTCGCTAATCACTCtgaacaaattaaacaaacgTTCCAAAGAACCGTTCTTAAGATACTCGCAAAAATCCAGATTTCCCTGTACTTCTTGTATAAAACCTAACAGATCTCGAAACCCGATAGACCAAAAAAGTGGTAACAGACACTATAAATAGATAAATGCAATAGCTTTTTGAAAAGCTATGGCTCGTTGTGATCGGACCGCAATTAACGGAGACGCAACCGGGTGAAaggtaaagttttttttttttagcaaatcacgcaactttgaaattcgaTTATAAGAAAGCCATGGATAACCGCACCTTTATTTCTTCatgtaaattcctaagaatcGACGAACtgcgaggataattttttcggggGTGAGGACTGAAAACTAGAGTATTACCCCATTTTCCtgtaaacaaaaaacttgcagcaatattttttgatttgcagCAATCAACTTTctgcaaattgttttaatgATTTGTCTCTTTTGAGCCAAATCTGGCAACCGTGTATGTAGCGCAAGTTCTAAAAGAATTTTTCAATGAAATAACCCAATTCCACAGATACATACATTAATACATTTAAAGtacttaaacaaaaaatcgaaaaagaaaATCGGTGGAGCCTTAAAGccttaaagctatcgcgatgaaactttcccaaaagtcttctttctattacaGGTAGTACacatgtcggaacgagccggatcggaccactatatctccCACaggaattatcaaaaaaataatagaaaaaccattgcaactttgtagaaagtaggcgtttagatttttgacattttaagtTAGAACCCAGTGAAttcttagtaattttaaataccgtacttcaattttttcttattttacacAGGATATAAACAGCCGTACGAGCCATCGGACTATAAATATCCAGCGACGTTTGCGCCACCACTTCAGGTGCTTATAGAGGCGAGCAATGGCGCCTCAGACTACGGGAACAAGTTTGGCGAACCTGTGATCTCCGGATTCGCACTTTCCTATGGATTAAATAGTTCAGCCGATGCCAGTCAGCGTAATGAGTATGTAAAACCGATCATGTTCAGCGGTGGCCTTGGCACCATGCCCGCGTCAATGCGGGAGAAGTTGCCACCGGCTCGTGGTCAGTTGTTGGCCAAAATCGGCGGTCCAGTGTACAGGATAGGAGTGGGTGGCGGCGCCGCAAGCTCCGTTGAAGTACAAGGATCAGGAGATGCTGAGCTGGACTTTAATGCCGTACAGCGGGGAGACGCCGAAATGGAGAACAAGTTAAATCGGGTCGTGCGCGCCTGTCTGGAAATGGGCGACCAAAATCCTATACTAGCCATCCACGACCAGGGAGCTGGCGGCAATGGCAATGTCCTCAAAGAACTGGTTGAACCAGGCTTCGCCGGAgccattattttttccaagGAGTTCCAACTAGGCGATCCCACAATTACTGCCCTTGAGTTGTGGGGTGCCGAGTACCAGGAGAACAACGCCATTCTGTGCAAGGCAGAGCACCGTGAGCTACTGGAGAAGATCTGCCGGCGCGAGCGCTGTCCTATTAGCTTCGTTGGAGTGGTGACGGGAGATGGTCGCGTAACGCTGCTAGAGACGGCTGCGCCAAAGGATTTTGAGCAGGCGTTGAACGAATTTGATCGGAGCACAATGTTGCCCTTCGATTTGGAGCTCAAGTATGTTTTGGGTGATATGCCAAAGAGAACATACGACTTGAGACGCGAACTGACGCCGCTAAGGGCCTTGTGTCTACCGAAAGACTTGTGCCTGGACGAGGCTTTGGAGAGAGTTCTTAGTTTAGTCGCAGTGGGCAGCAAGCGCTTTCTTACTAACAAGGTGGATCGCTGTGTTGGCGGGTTGATCGCGCAACAACAGTGTGTGGGCCCGCTGCAAGCTCCACTTTCGGACTACGCGTTGACTACCGTCTCCCACTTTAGCCATGCCGGCATTGCCACCTCAATTGGTACCCAGCCGCTCAAGGGATTGCTTGATCCTGGCGCAATGGCCAGGATGTGTGTCGCTGAAGCGGTGAGTAACCTCGTCTTTGTAAAGATTAGCGAACTGCCGGACGTCAAGTGCTCAGGTAACTGGATGTGGGCAGCAAAGCTTCCCGGGGAGGGAGCGAGAATGTACGACGCCTGCAAGGAGCTGTGCCACATTCTCGAGGAGCTACACATCGCCGTCGACGGGGGAAAAGACTCTCTGTCCATGGCTGCCAAGGTGGAAGGCGATACAATAAAATCCCCGGGTACTCTTGTCATCTCCACCTACGCTCCCTGTCCGGATGTACGGCTCAGGGTTACACCCGATCTAAAGGGACCAGGCTCTGGCTCCAAGACTGCGTTGCTCTGGATAAATCTAGAAAACAGGCTTCGACTGGGTGGCTCGGCTCTGGCTCAGGCCTACGCCCAGCAGGGGAATGAGACGCCAAACTTGACGAGGAGTGATCTGCTGGGCAAGGCATTTGCAGTCACCCAATCGTTGTTGGGGGATGGGCTTCTAAGGGCAGGGCACGATGTTAGCGACGGAGGATTGATCGTTTGCCTGTTGGAGATGGCCATTGGCGGGCTGAGCGGCCTTCAAGTAAACCTATCAGAGCCCTTGGCAAAGCTAAATAACTACGATACGGCTGTCGAGAAACTCAATCGTCCCGAACTAGCTCTTCTCTTCGCCGAGGAGTGTGGATGGGTAGTGGAAATATTGGAAACGGACTTAGAGCGAGTTCGATCAATCTATACTGACGCGGGAGTGCCGAACTTTTATTTGGGCGTTACCGAGGGCTTCGGGCTTGATTCCCGAGTGGTAATCAAGCACGGTGCATCAGCGCTATTGGATCAGCCACTCCGTTTGGTATACCAAAAATGGGAGCGCACTAGTTACGAGCTGGAGAAGCTTCAGACCAACCCGGAGTGCGCTGAGGCCGAGTACAGTAGCCTTGAATATCGCCAAGCGCCTAAGTATAGAGGTCCCTTAAATCTGCAGGCTGAGCTTACTCTTAAGCGATCCAGCGCCCCAGTTCGCGTGGCAGTGCTCCGGGAGGAAGGTGTTAACAGTGAGCGGGAGATGATGGCATGCCTGCTTAAGGCAAACTTCGAGGTGCATGATGTCACCATGTCGGATCTATTGCAAGGTAAGCACAAAAGCACTTGCCGGAAACTTCAGATATCTCTTTTAA
The genomic region above belongs to Drosophila takahashii strain IR98-3 E-12201 chromosome 2L, DtakHiC1v2, whole genome shotgun sequence and contains:
- the Pfas gene encoding phosphoribosylformylglycinamidine synthase; translated protein: MVILRLYDVQAHSPAEEQSVLRRLQEEDAGVVSVRMERCYHLEYSTQAEHPLALDELLVWLVKQPLSSGQSLARQPALQSGGQAQLLLEIGPRFNFSTPYSTNCVNIFHNLGYSEVRRVEASTRYLLTFREGPQVPEATKFVFLLGDRMTQCLYTEENTPKATFDEQLPEQQANWCYVPVLEEGRKALELINQKLGLAFNDFDLDYYHDLFSKELKRNPTTVELFDCAQSNSEHSRHWFFRGRMVIDGVEQPKSLIRMIMDTQTHTNPNNTIKFSDNSSAMVGFLHKAIVPSSVVASGPVHLKSVQSDLIFTAETHNMPTAVAPFSGATTGTGGRLRDVQGVGRGGIPIAGTAGYCVGALHIPGYKQPYEPSDYKYPATFAPPLQVLIEASNGASDYGNKFGEPVISGFALSYGLNSSADASQRNEYVKPIMFSGGLGTMPASMREKLPPARGQLLAKIGGPVYRIGVGGGAASSVEVQGSGDAELDFNAVQRGDAEMENKLNRVVRACLEMGDQNPILAIHDQGAGGNGNVLKELVEPGFAGAIIFSKEFQLGDPTITALELWGAEYQENNAILCKAEHRELLEKICRRERCPISFVGVVTGDGRVTLLETAAPKDFEQALNEFDRSTMLPFDLELKYVLGDMPKRTYDLRRELTPLRALCLPKDLCLDEALERVLSLVAVGSKRFLTNKVDRCVGGLIAQQQCVGPLQAPLSDYALTTVSHFSHAGIATSIGTQPLKGLLDPGAMARMCVAEAVSNLVFVKISELPDVKCSGNWMWAAKLPGEGARMYDACKELCHILEELHIAVDGGKDSLSMAAKVEGDTIKSPGTLVISTYAPCPDVRLRVTPDLKGPGSGSKTALLWINLENRLRLGGSALAQAYAQQGNETPNLTRSDLLGKAFAVTQSLLGDGLLRAGHDVSDGGLIVCLLEMAIGGLSGLQVNLSEPLAKLNNYDTAVEKLNRPELALLFAEECGWVVEILETDLERVRSIYTDAGVPNFYLGVTEGFGLDSRVVIKHGASALLDQPLRLVYQKWERTSYELEKLQTNPECAEAEYSSLEYRQAPKYRGPLNLQAELTLKRSSAPVRVAVLREEGVNSEREMMACLLKANFEVHDVTMSDLLQGTTNVSQYRGLIFPGGFSYADTLGSAKGWAANILHNPVLLPQFEAFKRSQDVFSLGICNGCQLMTLIGFVGSPGSEVGVDPDVALLHNRSQRFECRWATVRIPANRSIMLESMKDLILGCWVAHGEGRFAFREEKLIGELQSNEMVTLQYVDDEGKPTELYPLNPNGSPRGIAGLCSTDGRHLALMPHPERCSAMYQWPYVPPSFQVSPTQAESPWQIMFNNAYNWCVKSDQ